A single Candidatus Abyssobacteria bacterium SURF_5 DNA region contains:
- the kdsB gene encoding 3-deoxy-manno-octulosonate cytidylyltransferase yields MAKAIIVIPARYGSTRLPGKALAEIEGKPLVQHVYDRARLSKLASDCLIATDDERIRRACEAHGSKVVMTSPHHNSGTDRMAEVAEGTDGDVYINVQGDEPLIDPDAVDLIIKMMFADPPIRMGTLKRPITTYEDFTNPNMARVVCDRNDFALYFSRAPIPFLTKEQFEQAGDGRPIFKHIGMYSFRRDFLLEFARMPQSILEKTERLEQLRALEAGVKIKVPTTNYESISVETQADLDRVRALFARRR; encoded by the coding sequence ATGGCAAAAGCAATCATCGTCATCCCCGCCCGATATGGCTCGACGCGCCTGCCGGGCAAGGCTCTCGCCGAGATCGAGGGGAAGCCGCTTGTCCAGCACGTCTACGACCGCGCCCGCCTCTCGAAACTGGCCTCCGATTGTCTCATCGCCACGGACGACGAGCGCATCCGCCGGGCGTGCGAAGCGCACGGAAGCAAAGTCGTCATGACGTCGCCGCATCACAATTCCGGTACCGATCGCATGGCCGAGGTGGCCGAGGGAACGGATGGCGACGTCTACATAAATGTTCAAGGAGATGAGCCGCTCATCGATCCGGATGCCGTCGACCTCATTATCAAGATGATGTTCGCCGATCCGCCCATCAGAATGGGCACGCTCAAGCGGCCGATAACGACGTACGAAGATTTCACTAACCCCAACATGGCGCGTGTGGTCTGCGACCGCAACGATTTCGCGCTTTATTTCTCGCGCGCTCCAATACCGTTTCTGACGAAGGAGCAGTTCGAGCAGGCCGGTGATGGCCGTCCTATTTTCAAGCACATCGGCATGTATTCGTTCCGGCGCGACTTCTTGCTGGAGTTCGCGCGCATGCCGCAGTCGATTCTCGAGAAGACCGAGCGGCTCGAGCAGCTTCGCGCACTGGAGGCCGGCGTCAAAATCAAGGTGCCCACCACGAATTACGAATCGATCAGCGTCGAGACGCAGGCCGATCTCGATCGGGTGCGGGCGCTCTTTGCCCGGAGAAGGTGA
- a CDS encoding GIY-YIG nuclease family protein yields the protein MKLSYVYILASKKNGTLYIGVTTDLVKRVYQHKSDAVNGFSKTYRVHDLVYFEQFEDIMAAIEREKQIKRWKRRWKVRLIEETNPQWKDLYKEIIH from the coding sequence ATGAAGCTCTCATATGTGTACATACTGGCGAGCAAAAAGAATGGAACCTTGTACATCGGTGTGACTACCGATCTTGTTAAACGGGTATATCAACATAAATCCGATGCAGTGAATGGCTTCTCGAAAACGTACCGTGTTCATGATTTAGTATATTTTGAACAGTTCGAAGATATAATGGCGGCGATAGAGCGAGAAAAGCAGATCAAGAGGTGGAAACGCCGCTGGAAAGTAAGGCTGATTGAGGAAACGAATCCGCAATGGAAAGATCTATATAAAGAAATAATTCATTAA